From Cinclus cinclus chromosome 26, bCinCin1.1, whole genome shotgun sequence, one genomic window encodes:
- the COL16A1 gene encoding collagen alpha-1(XVI) chain, with product MRGLWALVLAGLVSACQGKEPLPVEGDLCPQLWDEDLVGDKYENVTGFNLIKRFDLLKISSIKKIRSTRGPAVLRLGTVPLVQPTQQVFPRGLPPTFTLVVTLLLKKNSTGEHWYLFQVTDQQGYPQLSLSVHGPEKSLEFQARAPGATFVSAVFTGKAVASLFDGRWHKVVVAVQGHAVSVHLDCASISSKPLGPRRALAPEGNTFLGLDAVRGTPVRFDIQQAQIYCDAELARQEGCCEISASGCQTEAPKTRRQAELMQSSNLIEMVPQPEGRVFTRCFCLEEPLGTEPGRTSGRTSLRDDPKEKCPPCSTQFASENVTLGPPGPKGTKGERGLPGTAGGKGEKGDRGMDCVRTHPGGPVQCAEGPRGEKGQRGQVGLPGPAGTEGPKGQKGEKGDGGLQGKPGRPGRDGRPGEICVVGPKGQKGDPGLVGPEGLAGEPGPPGKPGSPGIGIPGKPGDPGGPPGAKGEKGSPGAPGPGGSPGTPGLPGVLGPKGDKGEPCEVCPTVPEGMLGAVGIPGKPGPRGEPGAPGRDGVSDTPGPAGPKGDRGDPGIQGMKGEKGDSCHSCDLRVLAALRRGPAEGLEGEPGLPQGEMGLSGLAGIKGEKGDSGQVGPTGRPGIPGEKGDPGARGLKGEKGEQCGQCPPSPQALQGTATVLAVPGPPGERGPGGLPGKAGRPGGAGEKGQKGDAGSPGDPGTPGMAGVPGLSGEPGIRGPAGPKGDKGDACEPGPALLRDLSDVVGIPGKAGPKGDQGPPGIGQPGRPGKPGLPGVQGPAGPKGLQGEPGPRGIGQPGPQGDPGSTGPPGPPGPPGPQGPPGMEAEKGAKGSPGPKGATGPPGPPGSSVTGPPGPEGQRGLPGSNGQPGEKGAQGEKGDPGECSCPSSPRQDPNYNGMPGAPGLWTGMSWQPQPGPQGPPGAPGPPGPPGAPGRQGMPGHNGLPGLPGPAGDLGPLAVMAERNIEVLKTLCGDCAQLQAALEAPGGLEGEKGDGGMPGAPGSENCARCFAQFPRAEEARGDSPDCAGDPGLPGAPGMPGERGEQGSPGLRGPPGPPGPIGPPGFPGTPGAPGLPGLQGERGPAGLAGAKGEPGPPGQPGYPGATGPPGLPGIKGERGYVGPPGEKGELGPPGVDGLPGPVGPAGPRGERGLPGSAGEKGDQGFQGQPGFPGPPGPPGFPGKVGPAGPPGPAAEKGSEGMRGPTGMPGPPGPPGPPGIQGPAGLEGLDGKDGKPGLRGDPGPPGPPGMMGPPGFKGKTGHPGLPGPKGDCGKPGPPGSTGRPGAEGDPGPMGPQGRQGPPGLIGPPGSPGQPGPAGLAGVGLKGERGSVGERGLPGMPGQPGPPGHPGPPGEQGPDGPVGKEGPPGKPGMVGPAGQKGDAGSPGERGYPGEKGRAGMPGGPGKSGSMGLVGPRGPAGERGPPGSPGPAGSPGLPGPPGMMGDVVNYDEVKRFIRQELNKMFDERMAYYTSRLHFPVEMVASPGRPGPPGKDGLPGRPGPPGSPGMPGQIGREGRQGVPGMRGEPGAKGEKGEKGVGLMGDSGPPGPPGPQGPPGYGKMGPPGPVGQQGIPGIPGPPGATGQPGKTGHCSPAECLGAVPMEQPLFQPKNVKGPFG from the exons ATGAGGGGTCTCTGGGCCCTGGTGCTCGCCGGGCTCGTCAGCGCCTGCCAAGGGAAGGAGCCGCTGCCAGTGGAAG GGGATCTGTGCCCGCAGCTCTGGGATGAGGATCTGGTTGGGGACAAGTATGAGAATGTCACGG gTTTTAACCTGATTAAAAGGTTCGACCTGCTGAAGATCTCCTCCATCAAAAAGATCCGGAGCACCCGGGGTCCAGCGGTGCTGCGCCTGGGCACCGTGCCCCTGGTCCAGCCCACGCA GCAGGTGTTCCCCCGGGGGCTGCCCCCCACCTTCACCCTGGTGGTCACCTTGCTGCTGAAGAAGAACAGCACTGGGGAGCACTGGTACCTGTTCCAGGTCACCGACCAGCAGGGATACCCCCAG ctctcCCTGTCCGTGCACGGCCCCGAGAAAAGCCTGGAGTTCCAGGCCAGGGCACCGGGAGCCACCTTCGTCAGCGCCGTCTTCACGGGCAAGGCCGTGGCGTCCCTGTTCGACGGGCGGTGGCACAAGGTGGTGGTGGCCGTGCAGGGCCACGCCGTGTCCGTGCACCTGGACTGCGCCTCCATTTCCTCCAAGCCGCTGGGGCCGCGGCGAGCGCTGGCCCCTGAGGGCAACACCTTCCTGGGGCTGGATGCCGTGCGGGGCACCCCGGtccgg TTTGACATCCAGCAAGCCCAGATCTACTGCGACGCCGAGCTGGCCAGGCAGGAGGGGTGCTGCGAGATCTCAGCCAGCGGG tgccagaCGGAAGCGCCCAAGACTCGCCGGCAAGCGGAGCTGATGCAGAGCAGCAACCTCATCGAGATGGTGCCGCAGCCCGAGGGCCGGGTGTTCACCCGCTGCTTCTGCCTGGAGGAGCCGCTGGGCACC GAGCCGGGGAGGACTTCGGGAAGGACCAGCCTGAGGGACGATCCCAAGGAAAAG TGCCCTCCCTGCTCGACCCAGTTTGCATCAGAAAAT GTCACTCTCGGTCCTCCAGGTCCAAAG GGCACCAAGGGCGAGCGGggcctccctggcacagctggtggCAAAGGGGAGAAGGGTGACCGT GGCATGGACTGTGTGCGCACCCACCCTGGCGGCCCCGTGCAG tgTGCAGAGGGGCCGCGGGGCGAGAAGGGACAACGTGGGCAGGTG GGACTCCCAGGGCCAGCTGGCACCGAGGGGCCGAAG GGCCAGAAGGGTGAGAAGGGTGACGGGGGACTGCAGGGCAAGCCGGGGCGCCCTGGGCGTGAT GGCCGGCCCGGAGAGATCTGCGTGGTGGGGCCCAAGGGCCAGAAG GGTGACCCCGGGCTCGTGGGACCTGAGGGGTTGGCCGGTGAACCAGGACCCCCAGGCAAGCCAGGCTCTCCAGGGATTGGCATTCCAGGGAAGCCG GGTGACCCCGGTGGCCCTCCAGGTGCCAAGGGAGAGAAG GGCAGCCCGGGAGCTCCTGGACCCGGAGGATCGCCTGGGACACCC GGTCTCCCCGGAGTTCTGGGGCCGAAAGGAGACAAG GGCGAGCCGTGCGAGGTGTGTCCCACTGTCCCCGAGGGGATGCTCGGTGCCGTCGGAATTCCCGGCAAGCCAGGACCccggggggagcccggagcgcCAGGCAGGGACGGGGTCTCG GACACACCCGGCCCCGCGGGACCCAAAGGGGACAGG ggaGATCCCGGCATCCAGGGGATGAAAGGGGAGAAG GGGGACTCGTGCCATTCCTGCGACCTCCGAGTCCTCGCCGCGCTGCGCCGCGGCCCGGCCGAGGGGCTCGAGGGGGAACCGGGGCTGCCG CAGGGCGAAATGGGGCTCTCCGGGCTGGCTGGGATCAAGGGCGAGAAG GGGGACAGTGGCCAAGTGGGACCCACGGGCAGACCG GGAATCCCGGGAGAGAAGGGAGATCCAGGTGCGCGGGGGCTCAAGGGAGAGAAG GGCGAGCAATGCGGGCAGTGCCCTCCCAGCCCGCAAGCTCTCCAAGGGACAGCgacagtgctggcagtgccGGGGCCACCGGGAGAAAGGGGTCCCGGTGGCCTCCCGGGCAAAGCG gGCAGACCCGGCGGCGCTGGCGAGAAGGGACAGAAG GGTGACGCTGGCAGCCCCGGGGACCCGGGCACCCCGGGCATGGCCGGTGTCCCGGGGCTATCAGGTGAGCCTGGCATCAGGGGACCAGCCGGCCCCAAAGGCGACAAG GGAGATGCCTGCGAGCCTGGCCCTGCCTTGCTCAGGGACCTCTCGGATGTGGTTGGCATCCCGGGAAAAGCCGGGCCCAAAGGGGACCAGGGACCACCGGGCATCGGCCAGCCAGGCAGACCC GGGAAGCCGGGGCTGCCGGGGGTGCAGGGCCCCGCTGGGCcaaaggggctgcag GGTGAGCCAGGACCGCGGGGGATCGGCCAGCCAGGACCACAG ggcGACCCCGGGAGCACCGGACCCCCTGGACCCCCC GGCCCCCCCGGACCACAGGGACCCCCGGGGATGGAAGCAGAGAAAGGTGCCAAG GGATCTCCGGGCCCCAAAGGTGCCACGGGACCCCCTGGACCACCAGGGAGCAGCGTCACAGGGCCACCG GGCCCTGAGGGGCAGCGGGGGCTCCCCGGGTCCAATGGGCAGCCG GGGGAGAAGGGCGCCCAGGGAGAGAAG GGAGACCCCGGCGagtgctcctgcccctccagcccccGCCAGGACCCCAACTACAATGGGATGCCG GGAGCCCCTGGATTATGGACCGGGATGtcctggcagccccagcctggcccgCAG GGCCCCCCCGGAGCTCCGGGTCCCCCCGGCCCACCCGGTGCCCCCGGTCGCCAG GGAATGCCAGGACACAACGGCTTACCCGGACTGCCCGGACCTGCTGGAGACCTG GGACCTCTGGCCGTCATGGCTGAGAGGAACATCGAGGTGCTGAAG ACTCTCTGCGGGGACTGtgcccagctgcaggcagccctgGAAGCTCCCGGGGGATTggaaggggagaagggggaTGGGGGCATGCCAGGTGCCCCTGGCAGCGAGAACTGTGCCCGG tgcttcGCTCAATTCCCGCGAGCGGAGGAGGCTCGG GGTGACAGCCCTGACTGCGCCGGTGATCCCGGGCTGCCGGGAGCCCCAGGAATgccaggagagagaggagagcag gGCTCCCCAGGACTGCGCGGACCTCCAGGACCACCCGGACCCATC GGCCCCCCAGGCTTTCCTGGAACGCCGGGCGCACCCGGACTGCCC GGTCTCCAAGGGGAACGTGGCCCTGCGGGGCTCGCTGGAGCCAAAGGGGAGCCG GGACCTCCAGGACAACCTGGCTACCCCGGGGCCACAGGGCCCCCCGGCCTTCCT GGCATCAAAGGTGAGCGTGGCTACGTGGGTCCCCCTGGTGAGAAAGGGGAGCTG GGACCTCCTGGTGTGGATGGGCTGCCCGGTCCTGTGGGGCCAGCG GGTCCCAGGGGCGAGCGTGGGCTCCCAGGAAGTGCTGGAGAGAAGGGGGACCAG GGTTTCCAGGGCCAGCCTGGCTTCCCGGGACCACCG GGTCCTCCTGGTTTCCCAGGAAAGGTCGGTCCAGCCGGGCCACCAGGGCCTGCGGCCGAGAAG gGCAGCGAGGGCATGCGAGGCCCCACGGGGATGCCAGGACCCCCTGGGCCCCCTGGACCCCCAGGAATCCAG GGCCCTGCTGGTTTGGAAGGACTGGATGGCAAGGATGGGAAGCCAGGACTGAGG GGTGACCCTGGTCCCCCCGGGCCACCAGGGATGATGGGTCCTCCG gGCTTCAAGGGAAAGACAGGACACCCAGGGCTCCCAGGACCGAAG GGTGACTGCGGCAAACCTGGCCCCCCTGGGAGCACGGGCCGGCCGGGAGCGGAG GGTGACCCCGGACCCATGGGACCCCAAGGCCGGCAGGGACCCCCAGGGCTCATC ggaccccccggCAGCCCAGGACAGCCGGGTCCCGCTGGCCTCGCTGGAGTG GGGCTGAAGGGCGAGCGCGGCTCCGTGGGGGAACGGGGTCTGCCCGGAATGCCAGGACagccgggacccccgggacacCCGGGACCACCG ggagagcagggaccGGACGGACCCGTTGGGAAAGAG GGACCCCCAGGAAAACCGGGCATGGTGGGACCGGCTGGACAGAAG GGTGACGCTGGATCCCCCGGCGAGAGGGGGTACCCCGGGGAGAAGGGCAGAGCCGGAATGCCCGGGGGTCCAGGGAAAAGCGGATCCATGGGGCTCGTGGGGCCACGGGGACCCGCGGGAGAGAGGGGACCCCCGGGCTCTCCGGGCCCCGCTGGTAGCCCCGGGCTACCGGGACCACCGGGGATGATG GGAGATGTGGTGAACTACGACGAGGTCAAGAGGTTCATCCGGCAGGAGCTGAACAAGATGTTTGACG AGCGGATGGCGTATTACACCTCCCGGCTGCACTTCCCGGTGGAGATGGTGGCATCCCCGGGCAGGCCCGGTCCTCCCGGCAAGGACGGGCTGCCCGGCCGGCCGGGACCCCCCGGCTCCCCGGGGATGCCAGGGCAGATCGGCAGAGAGGGGCGGCAGGGAGTGCCGGGCATGAGGG GTGAGCCAGGAGCCAAAGGAGAGAAAGGCGAGAAAGGTGTGGGGCTGATGGGGGACAGCggccccccgggacccccag GTCCCCAAGGGCCACCAGGCTATGGGAAGATGGGTCCCCCAGGCCCTGTGGGGCAGCAGGGCATCCCTGGCATCCCCGGCCCTCCTGGTGCCACGGGGCAACCGGGCAAGACCGGGCACTGCAGCCCTGCCGAGTGCCTGGGGGCCGTGCCCATGGAGCAGCCACTCTTCCAGCCCAAGAATGTCAAGGGTCCCTTCGGCTGA